The proteins below are encoded in one region of Dioscorea cayenensis subsp. rotundata cultivar TDr96_F1 chromosome 18, TDr96_F1_v2_PseudoChromosome.rev07_lg8_w22 25.fasta, whole genome shotgun sequence:
- the LOC120282207 gene encoding porphobilinogen deaminase, chloroplastic — MSNILSMRSPTHHPLLAAPSNLRPCPSPTSLRRRRRHSPTVAAVAVEKEAKNKEVALMRIGTRGSPLALAQAYETRDKLMSLHSELAEEGAIHIEIIKTTGDKILNQPLADIGGKGLFTKEIDEALLEGRIDIAVHSMKDVPTYFPDGMILPCNLPREDVRDVFISLTASSLAELPAGSVVGSASLRRQSQILYRYPSLKVVNFRGNVQTRLRKLNEGEVQATLLALAGLKRLNMTENVTATLSVEEMLPAIAQGAIGIACRSNDDKMANYLASLNHEETRLAVACERAFLETLDGSCRTPIAGYAYRDKDGDCLFRGLVASPDGTRVLETSRKGPFVLNDMISMGKDAGKELISRAGPGFFDW; from the exons ATGTCGAACATCTTGAGCATGAGATCACCTACCCACCACCCGCTCCTCGCTGCGCCCTCCAATTTGAGGCCTTGCCCCTCCCCGACCTCGCTCAGACGCCGCCGGAGACACTCCCCCACCGTTGCCGCTGTTGCTGTTGAGAAGGAAGCCAAGAACAAGGAGGTCGCTCTCATGAGAATAGGCACTAGAGGGAG TCCCCTAGCACTTGCCCAGGCATATGAGACTCGGGACAAACTGATGTCTTTGCATTCAGAGCTAGCTGAAGAAGGTGCTATCCATATAGAAATTATTAAGACAACTGGGGATAAGATACTCAATCAACCATTAGCTGATATTGGTGGTAAAGGTTTATTCACGAAGGAGATAGATGAGGCTCTCTTGGAGGGTAGAATTGATATTGCAGTTCATTCAATGAAGGATGTTCCGACGTATTTTCCTGATGGAATGATTTTACCATGCAATCTTCCCCGGGAGGATGTGAGAGATGTTTTTATATCTTTAACTGCAAGTTCTCTTGCAGAACTTCCAGCAGGAAGTGTTGTTGGGAGCGCCTCCCTGCGTAGACAGTCTCAAATACTTTATAGGTATCCATCACTCAAA GTAGTCAACTTCAGGGGCAACGTCCAAACAAGATTGAGAAAACTCAATGAAGGAGAGGTGCAAGCTACATTATTGGCTTTGGCAGGGCTTAAGCGACTTAATATGACTGAGAACGTGACCGCTACTCTCTCAGTTGAAGAAATGCTTCCAGCTATTGCTCAAGGAGCTATTGGAATAGCTTGTAgaagcaatgatgataagatg GCTAATTATTTAGCTTCATTGAATCATGAAGAAACACGTTTAGCTGTAGCTTGTGAAAGGGCATTCCTTGAGACTCTGGATGGGTCTTGCCGAACCCCAATTGCTGGTTATGCGTATCGTGATAAGGACGGAGACTGTCTCTTCAGAGGTTTGGTGGCTTCCCCAGATGGTACTCGAG TTCTTGAGACATCAAGAAAGGGGCCGTTTGTTCTCAACGATATGATTTCAATGGGAAAAGATGCTGGAAAAGAACTAATCTCAAGGGCTGGACCTGGTTTCTTTGATTGGTGA